The stretch of DNA ATGTCTTCACAAGGATATGCAGTACACCCACTCATAGACAGACAGCATGCCTATTCACAGACATACATCACACCCCCACttatggacacacacacaccacagcaACTTTCAGACAACACCTACCCACACAGGACACACATAGACATAGAATGATGGCACCCGCCTCCCCGACATGCACAGAACACAGAGACTTGGACTGACAGTACACCTACCCACCCACAAAAGCAAACAGACATGCTAATCAACAATCAAGCTGTTTCTTCTCAAGACTGGGAAAGAAGCAAGAGACAACTGTTATTTTAGCTGTATTTTCATGTAACTGGGAGGCTTCTGGATACTACGGCAATGGAGACCATGAACAGCTAGCTAGATAGTCTGAGAAACTCCTCCCAGGCTGGTCTAGATAGTCTTGTCCAGACTCTCTCACCTGAGGAGATTCATTAGAACAGTGTCTGATTCTCCTTTCCCCCTTCTGGCTTGGCCAAAGCTGTGTGTTGCCGGCATGCAGTTAGACTGTCAGAGTTGAGAGCGGGGCATTTGGtctaaatattgacaaatatgATTTAGAAATAACTCTCTGGGCTGGTGGAGGTCCTGGTATCCCACTCTGGTACTGCCCCATCTGCCTGCTTAACTGGCtggttgtctcttgttttataggtagattgtaagatctttagggcagggactgtctttttgttgtatttgtacagtgcctggtggAAAGGGGCCCTGATCTGTGGTTGTGACCCCTTGGTGCTACCATAGGGGCCACAATAATAATTCTTATTAATAAGACATGCAGCTGAGCTGTTTCTCTGAGCTGCAATTCCTGCTCTTAGACGGAAGAGAGGGATACAGAACTTGCCACGTATTTCAAATGCCGCGATAAGTTCCCAGCTTTGTTTCTAACAGGGCATTACTGGCCTAGCACATTTACATCTGTGTTAAACTCTAGGGCCTGTGCGTTGCAGTTCTTGAATGCTCACAAGCATATTTTTTCCGTTTGCAGGTCCTTCCTCAGTTAaattggagaacaaaggggaccTCTGCTTTTTAAGCAGGCAGGCAGAGGTATGGTGTGAACGACATTTCTCTTGGGAAGCTCACTAGAGATACCACAATGCTAAATGCTTTCTGGTGAATTGGCACAACCAGGGGAAAAAATGGCTGAGACTTTCTGCAGCCATATCAGTAGAACTAAAGTTCTGGGGTCAGCCCAGTGTGCCATGCGTGGCAGACAGTTCTGCCTTCTTGACATTTTGTGTAGCTCTATCGGAAGAGAGCACCAGCCAAGGAGAAACTGAACACTTGATCTGGTGCCTTTCcaccagcaaaactcccactgcttTCAAACAGACTATCACACAGGAAAGAGGACATTAAGAGCATCTGTGTTTGTGTCTAGCTATGGGCCCAAATTCTGCTggccttactcacatgagtactTTCCATCAATTTCAGTAGGGACATCGGGGGCCATGCTCAATCTGTAGCACCTACTTTGGTTTGACTTGCTTTAAGGttaaacttttcaaaagtggccacggATTTCGGGTggctcaatttttgggtgcccagcttgaggcaCGTGGCTCCTCGGGAGCGTTGAATAGTTTGACATCAGCGGGAGCAGTGAGTGCTCAACTCCGCAGAAAGTCAGGGTTCAAGGGCCTGACTTTCGCAAGGTCCTGCCGAGTCCTTTGACTCCAGTTGGAGCTGTGGCTGCTTAGCAGCTGTGGAAATCAGGACCAACGTGTCTAAAGTTGGGCATCCAGAAATAGAGGCCGCCATCATCAGTGGCCACTTGGAAATATGTGGCTGAATGTGCTTAGGAGAAGTACAGTAACTTTAACCTGTAGAGCCACCCCAGGATGTATTTATTATGGGTGTGTTTTGAACCTGGATTAGGATTTGGGATGGGAAGGCCTGCGGGGATCTTCCCCCCAACACCCTTTCTCGTACTGTGGAGGGCTGgatgccccacccccaggagcctgcaTGCACTGAGTCTAGCACTGGTCAGCTGGAGTCACTCAAGAGCAGTGTAAGACACTATCTCTCAGAAGGGGCAGAACTCCTGCTTTTATAAAGCTGCTGTCCTAGGGAGCGAGTGCGTGGGGGTGCTTGGGATCTGAACTTGGATCCCCACTAGATCAACAGGCTGGTCTTGTGCCTGTGTCATTCTTTCCTTCATGAATAAAAAGTTTGGGAAGTGGATCCGAAAGCTAGCCCTTTCTGCTTGTGTCAGTATCCCTCTCCTCTGCGTCCTTCTGTTTTGTTCTGCGGCAGAGCAAAAAAGTGAAGCAGAAACTTCAGGTCAAAGCCCCCAAAAAGGATCAAAAGCAGCAGAGTAAAGTGGAGCCCATCAGGAATGAAAAGACTGAACGGCAACTTCTTGGAGAGCTTTATGTTGACAAGGCCTACCTGGAGAAACTACTCAAGGATGAAGGTCTTTCTCTATTGTATTTAACTAAATATAACACGTTATTCCTCTTGATTCAGTCAAATCCACGTTTTCCTTTCATTCTGTTATTCATATGACCACCAGGGGAAGGATCACCCCTTGAGTAGCACATGCTAGGGTTTGCAGTGGTCCCAAACCTACAAATTACGTGATCCAGATTTATACAAGTTACTCAAGTTTCCAGGACCAGTGTTTGTAACAATGTCTAAATACATTTTATCCTTTATACTTCCTTATTAGTTAAATAGCAGCATTCTGTAGCAAGCAGTTCAGTTATCCACTAACACCGGCCCAAAGCCCTCAATGCCAAtcaaaataaaaagcagaaattATATTATTTTAAGTACAAATGTCATAGTTGATTAGATAAACTCGTGTTGAATTAAGTTGAAGGCACCAGTTTTGCTTTGGACTGGTCAATGTCATGGTTTTGCTGCTAAGGATTAAGATGCGGGATTCGGAAAAGGATCAGATTTCTGAGTTGGGCAGAAAATGCATCCCTGTTTAATTAGTTTTCTTGAGAAATATTTCCCCAGGAACATAGGAGAGAGGCTTTAGTCCCCTGTTACCTGCTGTTATGTTACCAGTCTTCATAACTTGCATGGGTCCATCTTATCTTCTGAGACTTTAAAAGTTCTCACAGTATTCCATGGGGACAATCCATGCAATCCAGTATGCCTACATTCCGTTAAGGTGCCATCTACGCTATAAGTGGATCAGATAGTTTCTCATCTTGAGCTATGGCCGAGTGGGACAGGTGTCCAGATCACCAAACTTCACCACCACTAGTGCTCACTGAGCCTCTCCTGGGTTGTTTCACCATTGAAGACAAGGATTGAAGGGGCCGTGGACACTGACTCTTACGGGTCATGCTTACATGCCAGGTTTAGGCATGACAGCAGTGGGTGGTGAGGTGGtgggggaagcttgccctgccACCACCCATGCTGTGTCTGTTCCGGGGATTATTAAAGGACTTAGTCTCCAGGGCGCTCAATCTGGGGCTAGCACTAaaaatgcccccccccctccccccacatcatgGCTTCACTCCTCAGATCCTTTAATACTGTCTCCTGGTTCTGCCTTTCACTGATTTCCAGACTTGATCAAAAGCAGCACAAAGTATGGGATGACAGTGGAGGACCTGATCCTGGGTGGCATTAACTACCTGGACACCCGCACTGAAttctggcagcagcagaagcccATCTACGCCCGCGTGAGAGACCGCAAGCTCATGCAGCAGAGATGGCTCCCAGAGAGAAAGCGAAAGCCATCGGAAGTTGCCAGATACATCCTGAAGAGCATGGAAGAAATTGATATGTGTAGGTGTCCCACATGGAAGCAACAAGAGCATTGTGACTGGTGCATATTATTCACAGTGGGCAGCTACAGACCAGATCAGCAGGAGCCCTGCATTTAGAGGGCTGTTATTTCCTAATgatagcaggtttaaaaatgTGTCATGCTTTTCCCTGCCTTTCCCAAGCAATACTTTAGTATAGAATTTAACACACTGGGGTATTTTCCAGCTCCTCCTATACTCAGGGTATCCCAGAGCACTGTACAGAGCAGTGCTTTGGACACTAGAACCCTGTAGGCAAATGCAGTGTGCTTAGCAAATGACCCACCCAGCCTGGGACACTGGCGAGGCCAGGGCATTGGTTCTTCTCTACCTTCTTTGAAAAGTAACAAGGACAGAAAGGGCTAGAAGGATGAAGAATTTGCAGGGAAGGGtctggaagggaggagagagggctCCAAGCCATTTCTATTCAGTGTTTGTCTTGTTCACTTTGTAACCCATAAGACCTCTGTCGTCATCACTGAGGCTCAGTTCCTTTTCCTTGCCACAGAATTGCCCCCAAATGTGGCAGATGACAGAGCTCCATAGCATAGTATGGTGGTTTAattgccacagcattgcacaaAGCTGGGACAGGTAACAGAGCCGCGTGATGGACTGACCTGTAAGAGATGCCATAGTGGTGTTGCGTCTAGCACTTACTCTCAGATGACACATTCAGCTTCCCTGCTGCACGACTAGATTCTCCCAACCCATCTTCAGACTGTGGGTCTCATTCTCCATTGTCCTGCACTAGGGGTTttcatttgcacctgtgcaaagtgagtgcaaaatggTACCAAAGCAGACTTACATTGGTGGCAGtattttgcacaggtataaatgagtCCCCAAAgacacagtggagaatcaggccctgtgtctcCCCAGCTGTCCCTGTGCCCCACTTGGTGCTGAGCGTTCCTCTCTCTATGCTTCTAGTGTTGACCAGTAGCTGCCCTGAAGGAAGCTGTAAGAAAGCTGAGCATGTGCTAAAAACAATCGAAGGTTGGTCTGACGATGAAATTCCCAACAAGAACGAATTGATTGGAAACCTCTACAGCTGCATTGGGAATGCTCAGATAGAGATGGAGCAAATGGGGGCAGCACTGCAGAGTCACAAGATGGATCTGGAGATCGCAAGGGAAAAGTGAGTGCTCCAAAGCCCAATGTTAACTTGGGATGGGCGGGGAAAGGAGGCAACGTGTGGTGGTAGGAGTTCAGATGGGAAGGGCACATTGCCTAACTGAAGGGCAATTCTCAAATAATGCTTTGAATTTCTATAGCCTTGCTCTTCTGGAGACCTGATGGCACTAGACCCAGTCATTACGTGCCCTCACGGTATCCACTGACGTATCATCATCACCATAGTACAAACAGGGAGGCTGAGGGAGAACAATGCGTGTGTCCTGCCCAAGGACACAGACCAAATCCATGTCAGAGCCAGGGCTTGCACCCGGAGCTCTTGATTCCCagccctccaccctgcccccagcaatGCTTCTGCCTAAGAAAACGTTATAATCAGATTTCTTGATAGGTTTTCTGGCTGGGGAAATCATTTTCATTTGAGTCGTTACGTCAGTACCCAGGAGGTACAGCCATCCGCTCCTGCAGAAAACGTTCTGCAGGATCTCTCAGGCGGAAGAGAATGGAGCAGAATGGGCTTTATATCGTCCTCTCCGAATGGAGTTTTGCAGAGCACTTCACAAAGCAAGGAGGTCCCTGTTGGACCCGTTTGGGTTTTTGCTGCCAGTGCAGTGATTAGGCAGGGAGGAAGCGTCCTCTAGTGGTTAAAGTGCAGGACAGGAGTGAGAGGATCTGGGTTCTGCTGTtcactcactgtgtgacctggggcaatgCATGTAGTGTATGTCTAcgcagcaactagacacctgcagctggccccagctgggaagtctacacagcaaggagacagtcccacagcctgagcccgagtcagctagGGATAGTAAAACTGGTTCATATCAGAGGAGGGGCGTGAGGGTTTGgtcattaacatttgtaaagaaCACTTGGTGCGCTACAGGGTGCATTCTTATAAAGTGAGTAGCCATTAGCTTTGACCAATAGCTCACACAGAGCACTGGACAGCAGAGCCTGGTTACTGAGAGCGAGCGAATGCAGACTAGGACCCTGGGATTCTCCTtttcaatgatttaaaaaagctgctttgtttctttaaCTTCCAGCACAGACATGGCATCTATCTCAGCACAATATCCCATTGCAATTTTAAATGGGCCCTATGTCACACTCTATCAACTTGAAATCTACTTAATTGAACAgaaaaatgagttaaaagtacTTTTAAGTACTACGTGTGCCCGTTACTCACCCCTACAAATGGTACACTTTCCAAATACAAAATGCTTTTCTCGCCCATGTTGCTATGTGAAAATCCACACAACTGACTGACTACACAGAGGGAACTGTGGAAGTGACTGCACACAAAAAGTGTCTTATCAAATGCACAAAAAAccaatgcaaacaaacaaaaatggataAAGCAGACCCATTCCCCCCACTTATCTCTTCCAGCTACAGTAATCTTAGGTGGTACTTAGAACAGTAGTTGGTAAAAAGTATTTCAAACTGACAGTGTTCCTTTAGTGCTGTCTGACATTGTTATGTGAGCTCACTGAACCGGTGAATCTCAAAGAGAATATAGAGGGAGCCTAAGAAAATGCAGGATTATTCAGGGGCAAGACTCTTTGAAGACCTTGTTCTTTCGCTTCAATGCAGTGATCTGCCAGATGCCGTCTCCAGAGCTCTTGACAACATTGGCAGGGTTTATGCCAGAATTGGCAAATTCCAGCAAGCTATTGACACGTACGTAACATTCATAACATAACAGGTAAGAAAGTAGATTTACAATTAAACGGGTGTTGCTTGGTCCATGTATTTAATTATGCTGTCAACAAGGGGTACTGCTAATGCCAGCTGTGATGTGAACACTCGCCACGAGGAGCTGCACTGGACAGGCCACTGGACAGCCATCAGATAGTAACAATTTCCAGTTGCAAGGATTGATCTTGCCTTGATTCAAACCGGCAGCCCTGAGAGTAAATGACTTTGTAACCCAACCCCCAGAGTCTTCCAGACTTTCTGACTTGCTCTCTTTCCAAACATCTAAGAGGCCTCAGCATAATAAGACTTTGGGTAATGGAAACATCTGCAACCCTTTTAAGGGTTTAAAAAGCCAAGAGCCAACATTACACTGAACCTAGGGCAGTAGAAGTAACTTTCTTTTCCTGTGTAAAGATGGGAGGAGAAGATCCCACTGGCAAAAACCAGCCTGGAGAAGACGTGGTTATTCCATGAAATTGGCCGATGTTACCTAGAGCTCGATGAAGCAACAGAGGCCCAGGATTATGGAGAAAAATCTCTCCATTCAGCGGAGGAGGAGGGTGATGTTGAGTGGCAACTCAACGCTAGTGTGCTGGTTGCACAAGCACAAGGTAAAGACATTGTTGAAAAATTTGCTTTAAAGATGGCAGACATTGAGTCTACTCCACAGCTTCATTAAACCTGTCTGTGCCTTACAAACAACCCCACAAAGTCTCATTTGAGCAAAAGTCTTTTCAAGACTTTTCAAGGCTCATTGGGCTAACATAATAGTTTCCTCTTGTTCTTAGTCCTGCATTAAAATGGATTCTTGTTTGTCTGTTACAGTGAAACTTCAAGACTTCCAATCTGCAGTTATGAACTTTGAAAAAGCTCTTGAGAAGGCAAAACTCATTCATAACGATGCAGCTCAGCAGGCCATCATCATCGTAAGTGATTTACTGTAATCAAGAGAGGAGTTTTGGGGCAATGTTCAGAAGTTACCGATCACTGTTGTTCTCAACTTCTGGTCCGTGGGGCCAGGGACCCAGGGCAAGAAGAGAATGCCAGCTGGCAGCTGGGGGATTAGGGAATGAAATGTCTCACACGAGGAACAAGGCAGCCTTTGTCAAGCTGctccccaaaataaaaaacatatgAAACCTCTTGAGTTAGAAAACTCGGTCCCAATGTGAGCTAATGCTGGAAATATACGGGGTAAAATCTTGGACCTattggagtcagtggcagaacttctattgacttcagtgtagccaGGAGTCAAATTCTGTCTTTCATTGCATCCAGGTGCATGCCAGCAAGCTCATGGCCAGCAGCTGGAATGTGAGGTTGAATATGGCCCCCCTGTTCTGGCCTCTCTGAAATATCATAGAGAGGCTACTCtgcatgacctccatgacaggaACAATATGGGTATTGGCTATGAATTGGGGGGGCATGATTTGCATGTTATCAGCACATATGCTTGCTGCCCTAGCAATGGTCTGCATGCATAGGTAGTCCTCCAGGTGATTCATAATCTCATTGGAGTAGATCACAAAAAGGGCTGATCTCACCCAGTATTTCAAAACACAGAACAGTGCTTCTTCAGCATGAATGTGTGCCTGTTTGGGGATCCGTTAAGTGTGTTTCCGAGCACAGGGGAACCACCTCTATTGTTTAGTTAAAAATGGGAAAAACAGTGCTAGCTTTGTGGGACGGGGGTGTAAGGAGGAAGGGATGATCCCTGCTGAAGTGTGCTAAGGAGTATATTAGCGAGAGTAGTGCAATCACAATGGGGGGAGGAATGGAGCAAAGAGGCTCTTCACTGCAGGTAGCTTTAAAGGCACCAAAAGAGCAAGGAATGatgggagaggggacagcagaggggattggtcctgctttgagcagggggttggactagatgacctcctgaggtcccttccaaccctgatattctatgataatgggACAAACTTTTGAATAGGCCTGTCATGTGACTGCATGTCTAGATTTGTCACTAATTATTCTTGTCAACTTCAGGCCTTAGATGATGCGAACAAAGACTTCATTGAAGAGTTGAAAGCAGAACAAAGGACAGAGAGAATCGAATCTTTAAGAGGTACTAATTCACCTGGGAATCGGTGTATAAAACAATGTAGAAAGTTTTGCATATCCCCTTCTCTTCTACATCATCACAGGACACTTGGAGGAGTAGCTAACTCTATAATCCTCTAAGTGCTCACAAACTGATTGAtgaataatttgttccaatatatttccaggtatcaaagttaggctggctagtctataattccccaggtcctcttttttctccttttaaagataggttctATGTTTGCCCTGCTCCAGTCCTCCAGGTCCTCAcatcctccaggagttctgaaagataattgctaatggttccaaaaTTGCTTCAGCTATTTACTTAAGTACCTTAGGGTAAATTTCATCAGATCCTGGCGACTTGAATCGATCTCTAtattgtctaacttgttctttccctattttggcttgtgtgcCTTCCCCCTTGTTGATAACATGTATTGTGTTAGGTATCTTCTCACAATTTACCTTGTTAGTGAATCAAAATAGGCATTGAACACCTTAGCCTTCTTGGTGTCATCCGttgttagctctccttccccactaaatAGTAGACCTACCCTTTTCTGTGTCTTtcttttgctcctaatgtatttatagaacctcttcttactgccttttatgtcccttgctgcgtgtaattcattttgtgccttaaacTGTTGATATTGTGTCTACATGCTCGTGCTGTTCTGCTTGTTCTTACTCTTGCCTATTTGTCCATGGTTCCACTTTCTGTAGGATTCCTTtgtgattttcaggtcattaatgagctcctgatggagccatattagCCTCTTACTATTATTCCtatcaggatagtttgctgtgGTGCCTTTAACATTGTCTCCTTGGGAAACtctcagctctcct from Lepidochelys kempii isolate rLepKem1 chromosome 27, rLepKem1.hap2, whole genome shotgun sequence encodes:
- the ODAD4 gene encoding outer dynein arm-docking complex subunit 4 isoform X2; translated protein: MRSELPGLYQKAETLYTMGDFEFALVYYHRGHKLRPELQEFRLGIQKAQEAIDNSVGSPSSVKLENKGDLCFLSRQAESKKVKQKLQVKAPKKDQKQQSKVEPIRNEKTERQLLGELYVDKAYLEKLLKDEDLIKSSTKYGMTVEDLILGGINYLDTRTEFWQQQKPIYARVRDRKLMQQRWLPERKRKPSEVARYILKSMEEIDMLLTSSCPEGSCKKAEHVLKTIEGWSDDEIPNKNELIGNLYSCIGNAQIEMEQMGAALQSHKMDLEIARENDLPDAVSRALDNIGRVYARIGKFQQAIDTWEEKIPLAKTSLEKTWLFHEIGRCYLELDEATEAQDYGEKSLHSAEEEGDVEWQLNASVLVAQAQVKLQDFQSAVMNFEKALEKAKLIHNDAAQQAIIIALDDANKDFIEELKAEQRTERIESLRDYDYDDEYQEGEEAEDQKEREENKQKEIEKEENERNGRGGGEEKEETEGEKGEDYAEPHQDLPE
- the ODAD4 gene encoding outer dynein arm-docking complex subunit 4 isoform X1, with protein sequence MEGAGLSGTFSSLMAEGALLSRRGEHGKALASFTNALQVKAGDKHGLVARSVCYLKLGDTENSLRDAEASLQNDQTFSKGLYQKAETLYTMGDFEFALVYYHRGHKLRPELQEFRLGIQKAQEAIDNSVGSPSSVKLENKGDLCFLSRQAESKKVKQKLQVKAPKKDQKQQSKVEPIRNEKTERQLLGELYVDKAYLEKLLKDEDLIKSSTKYGMTVEDLILGGINYLDTRTEFWQQQKPIYARVRDRKLMQQRWLPERKRKPSEVARYILKSMEEIDMLLTSSCPEGSCKKAEHVLKTIEGWSDDEIPNKNELIGNLYSCIGNAQIEMEQMGAALQSHKMDLEIARENDLPDAVSRALDNIGRVYARIGKFQQAIDTWEEKIPLAKTSLEKTWLFHEIGRCYLELDEATEAQDYGEKSLHSAEEEGDVEWQLNASVLVAQAQVKLQDFQSAVMNFEKALEKAKLIHNDAAQQAIIIALDDANKDFIEELKAEQRTERIESLRDYDYDDEYQEGEEAEDQKEREENKQKEIEKEENERNGRGGGEEKEETEGEKGEDYAEPHQDLPE